The Lytechinus pictus isolate F3 Inbred chromosome 15, Lp3.0, whole genome shotgun sequence genome contains a region encoding:
- the LOC129277742 gene encoding uncharacterized protein LOC129277742 has protein sequence MELSSIDTPVLVSACLLVLAFLIGCSRGRDTWIFVDFLATSAFGLGWYFIPDIILGFQINVTPDGTHLTYTRAFAACMIGDAVSRYFLRSSKDASTLVYLLFSRIVGCSVLIISMIYIQYFGGSVWNQNHIFFGMLGNMLWMMGSVVYYYQSRYSGGHAQLESRLNMHLRLDGFLTLLIGCSCYAFPDFYLKMQTTLETYDGAHLHMVRSTGALLIGSAMLSFVAPGFLFDWDKRALFIGRIVKVFVTVLAVLYAAAKYDAWGGNLHLYLLMEIIITLNSLLGYYAPHETERYKSN, from the exons ATGGAACTTTCATCAATCGACACTCCAGTCCTGGTTAGCGCTTGTCTCCTGGTCCTGGCCTTCCTGATCGGATGTTCTAGAGGACGGGATACATGGATCTTCGTGGACTTTCTGGCTACTTCTGCGTTTGGTCTTGGATGGTACTTCATCCCTGATATCATCTTGGGATTCCAG ATCAATGTGACCCCCGATGGTACTCATCTGACATATACTCGAGCCTTTGCTGCTTGTATGATTGGCGATGCTGTATCGCGGTATTTCCTAAGATCATCTAAAGATGCTTCTACACTTGTCTACCTCCTCTTCTCCCGCATAGTG GGCTGCTCTGTTCTCATTATTTCCATGATCTACATTCAATACTTCGGTGGAAGTGTTTGGAACCAAAAT CACATCTTCTTTGGCATGCTGGGTAATATGCTGTGGATGATGGGAAGTGTTGTCTACTACTACCAGTCCCGCTATTCCGGTGGCCACGCCCAGCTTGAAAGCCGTCTCAACATGCACCTCCGCCTGGATGGATTCCTTACTCTGTTGATCGGGTGCTCTTGCTACGCCTTTCCCGATTTCTATTTGAAAATGCAG ACTACCCTTGAGACGTACGATGGAGCCCATCTTCACATGGTTAGATCCACTGGAGCTCTCCTCATTGGGTCGGCTATGCTGAGCTTTGTGGCTCCAGGCTTTCTCTTCGACTGGGACAAGAGGGCGCTCTTCATTGGCCGTATTGTG AAAGTATTTGTGACTGTCCTTGCTGTTCTCTATGCCGCTGCCAAGTACGATGCATGGGGAGGCAATCTCCATCTCTACCTCCTCATGGAGATCATCATCACATTGAACTCGTTGCTAGGCTACTACGCCCCCCATGAGACGGAACGCTACAAGAGCAATTAA
- the LOC129277255 gene encoding MAM and LDL-receptor class A domain-containing protein 1-like has translation MRMNTSAFFWIVTVVTFLVNSGNAFQCGNGPSIDDQNVCDFKQDCSDGSDETTCPASCNFDSPDLCYWTQDEGDDIDWTWFDVDTIWHEYKGPVTDHTTQTSAGHYMFVDGTTSSIKQKARLISPVFKMAPRGCTFYMWFYMFGPEYGDLRVKLLDESGESRVTKALDNALQYNNWYEWESQIPTCTENFQVVVESKDKLQVPTESGFALDDVSFVDCEFPDQMPVGQCPQSSRQCNTGECYPIKQHCDMELNCCDGTDEANCDIQGYSSCDFENGLCDWQQLLNDDFDWTWQQGGTPDNWRRTGPQYDHTTGTVEGWYVYTESSERRRNGDRAVMVSFPIVGVTSGKDCDVRFFYHMEGQGIGTLNVYTRTAINGPLTLLWSQDRQTGEQWNYQNLELNEESDFQVVFEGVIGYTAESDIGLDDISFTPDCVRGNSLPEVSTPDGVFCIPEELPCNGNTCIDRAKYCDFKQDCGEENEDERDCPDSCDFERDLCSWTQDDTDEMDWSIFTARTVPSGYKGPATDHTTGSAQGRYIYVDGSTSRTGHKARLISPEYKLAPRGCTFNMWFYMFGPEYGDLEVKLRDDRGQSHVTKVQDNALQYNIWYNWNSKILPCTQNFQIVIESEDKLQGPIESGFAVDDLSFTDCAFPETMAVGTCPSDTMQCGTWECYPAVNHCDMELDCCAGTDETNCESQGYIQCDFEQGLCDNQWEQLNTDEFDWTWQQGGTPDNWRRTGPQYDHTKGDEYGWYYYTESSDRRKNGERAMLASFPIAADTSGNCRIRFFYHMEGQGIGTLNVYTRTAINGPLSKIWSKDRQMGEQWNYDNLELRVLNDFQVIFEGVVGYTAESDIGLDDISFTKECGRAASGLPIVATEKMTTSKPDRPTIPSCLGGRFTCSADGSCIDESMLCDGRSDCPDSQDEASCPADKDNNPVAIGLGVTFGFLFVAVLAGGVAYYIKIYSKKTPKLVSNEMAPGVSNPTYGNNPTSFSMDKSDTQA, from the exons CGGCTTCATGCAACTTCGACTCACCAGATCTGTGCTACTGGACCCAAGACGAGGGTGACGACATCGACTGGACTTGGTTTGATGTAGACACGATATGGCATGAGTACAAAGGACCGGTTACAGATCACACCACACAAACTTCAGCAG GCCACTACATGTTTGTCGACGGTACAACATCAAGCATTAAGCAAAAGGCCCGGCTTATAAGCCCTGTTTTCAAGATGGCGCCCAGGGGCTGTACGTTCTACATGTGGTTCTACATGTTCGGCCCTGAATACGGCGACCTGAGAGTGAAACTTCTGGACGAGAGTGGCGAGAGTCGCGTGACCAAAGCTCTGGATAATGCGTTGCAGTACAACAACTGGTACGAATGGGAGTCCCAGATCCCAACGTGCACCGAAAACTTTCAA GTTGTGGTGGAGTCCAAAGACAAGCTTCAGGTTCCTACGGAGAGTGGTTTTGCTCTTGACGATGTATCGTTTGTAGACTGTGAGTTCCCGGATCAGATGCCCGTCGGTCAGTGTCCTCAAAGTTCCAGGCAGTGCAACACTGGGGAGTGCTACCCGATAAAACAACACTGCGATATGGAGCTAAATTGCTGCGATGGAACTGATGAAGCGAACTGCG ATATACAGGGCTATTCGTCGTGTGACTTTGAGAATGGACTATGTGACTGGCAACAGCTTCTCAATGATGACTTCGATTGGACATGGCAACAAGGTGGTACGCCGGACAACTGGCGGCGAACAGGTCCACAGTACGACCATACAACGGGCACCGTTGAAG GATGGTACGTGTATACCGAGTCTAGCGAAAGGAGGAGAAATGGAGATAGAGCCGTCATGGTCAGCTTCCCGATCGTTGGCGTGACATCTGGAAAAGATTGTGAT GTACGATTCTTCTACCACATGGAGGGCCAGGGGATCGGGACTTTGAATGTTTACACCCGGACAGCCATCAATGGACCGTTAACTCTCCTTTGGTCCCAAGATAGGCAGACCGGTGAGCAGTGGAACTACCAGAACTTGGAGCTGAATGAAGAAAGTGACTTCCAG GTTGTGTTTGAAGGTGTAATCGGCTACACTGCTGAGAGTGACATAGGACTGGATGACATTAGCTTCACACCTGATTGCGTAAGAGGGAATAGTCTACCAGAAGTTTCCACTCCAGATGGAG TATTTTGTATTCCCGAAGAGCTGCCATGCAATGGGAATACTTGTATTGATCGAGCCAAGTATTGCGACTTTAAACAGGATTGTGGAGAGGAAAACGAGGATGAAAGAGATTGCC CTGACAGCTGTGACTTCGAAAGGGACCTCTGCTCTTGGACACAAGATGATACGGATGAGATGGACTGGTCAATATTTACAGCAAGAACGGTCCCCTCAGGATACAAAGGACCTGCAACAGATCACACCACAGGATCGGCACAGG GTCGGTATATTTATGTGGATGGATCTACTTCGCGGACGGGTCACAAAGCGAGGCTGATCAGTCCCGAATACAAACTGGCGCCACGAGGTTGTACCTTTAACATGTGGTTTTACATGTTCGGTCCCGAGTACGGCGACCTGGAAGTGAAACTGCGGGATGACCGAGGTCAGAGTCACGTGACTAAAGTTCAAGACAACGCATTGCAGTACAACATATGGTACAACTGGAATTCCAAAATTCTCCCCTGTACACAAAATTTTCAA ATAGTTATAGAATCAGAAGATAAGCTCCAGGGCCCCATTGAGAGTGGTTTTGCTGTAGATGATCTGTCCTTCACGGACTGCGCATTCCCCGAGACGATGGCCGTTGGCACCTGTCCTTCGGATACGATGCAGTGCGGCACATGGGAGTGCTACCCAGCTGTTAATCACTGCGATATGGAGTTGGATTGCTGTGCCGGGACGGATGAGACAAATTGTG AGAGCCAAGGCTATATCCAGTGTGATTTCGAACAGGGCTTATGTGACAACCAATGGGAGCAGCTAAACACCGATGAATTTGATTGGACCTGGCAGCAAGGCGGTACCCCGGATAACTGGAGAAGAACTGGTCCGCAGTATGACCATACCAAAGGCGATGAATATG GATGGTATTACTATACAGAGTCTAGTGACAGAAGGAAGAATGGGGAAAGGGCAATGCTAGCCAGCTTTCCCATCGCGGCTGATACCTCGGGAAACTGCAGG ATTCGATTTTTCTACCACATGGAAGGGCAAGGGATCGGTACTCTGAACGTCTATACAAGAACCGCCATTAATGGTCCGCTATCAAAGATATGGAGCAAAGATAGACAGATGGGAGAACAATGGAATTACGATAACCTAGAACTACGAGTTTTAAACGACTTCCAA GTAATATTTGAAGGGGTTGTCGGTTATACTGCTGAGAGTGATATAGGACTGGATGATATTAGTTTTACCAAAGAATGCGGTCGTGCTGCTAGTGGTCTACCGATTGTAGCGACTGAAAAAATGACTACATCAAAAC CTGACCGGCCCACTATACCATCGTGTCTTGGGGGAAGGTTCACGTGCTCAGCAGACGGATCGTGCATTGACGAAAGCATGTTGTGCGATGGCAGGAGTGACTGTCCCGACTCTCAAGACGAGGCTTCGTGTC CGGCAGATAAAGATA ATAATCCCGTGGCAATCGGTCTGGGAGTAACGTTTGGTTTTCTCTTCGTAGCTGTTCTTGCCGGTGGTGTAGCTTATTACATCaagatttattcaaagaaaacTCC AAAACTCGTCAGCAATGAAATGGCTCCGGGAGTATCAAATCCCACATATGGCAAC AATCCGACCTCTTTCAGCATGGACAAGTCAGACACACAAGCATAA